A DNA window from Chlamydia felis Fe/C-56 contains the following coding sequences:
- a CDS encoding shikimate kinase, translating to MNIFLCGLPTVGKTLFGKAFAKYLSISFFDIDDLIVSNYSNKLYSSAREVFQAVGEKEFASLEVQALLALPPNHSIIALGGGTIMHQEAFDIIKNKGTLVYLSLPITDIYKRLLQRGLPARFEKAASVKEVLQQRINRMQCIADYHFPLNHVNLLDEHSLSSACESLNTLLNL from the coding sequence ATGAACATATTTCTATGCGGGCTGCCAACAGTAGGCAAGACCTTGTTCGGCAAGGCTTTTGCTAAATATCTATCAATTTCTTTCTTCGATATCGATGATTTAATTGTAAGTAACTATAGCAACAAGCTATATTCCTCAGCACGCGAAGTATTTCAAGCTGTTGGAGAAAAAGAGTTTGCATCCTTAGAAGTACAAGCTCTGCTCGCTTTACCCCCAAATCACAGTATTATAGCTTTGGGAGGGGGCACAATTATGCATCAAGAAGCTTTTGATATAATTAAAAACAAAGGAACGTTGGTCTACTTATCTCTTCCTATTACGGACATTTACAAGAGGCTCCTACAACGAGGTCTTCCCGCAAGATTTGAGAAAGCAGCAAGCGTGAAAGAAGTTTTACAACAACGTATAAATCGTATGCAGTGTATAGCCGATTATCATTTTCCCTTGAATCATGTGAATCTCTTAGACGAGCATTCATTATCATCCGCTTGTGAATCTCTTAATACTTTACTAAATTTATGA
- the bioD gene encoding dethiobiotin synthase, with product MHIIIAGIDTEVGKTFVSAILATLFQAEYWKPIQSGSLDRSDSTIVRELSGAVCHRETYRLTHPLAAHQAARVDNIPIHAENFSLPVTEAPLIIETSGGFLSPCSQDSLQGDVFSKWPCQWVLVSKAYLGSINHTCLTVEAMRTRNLNILGMVLNQYPKEEEDWLLNMTGIPYLGRLNYENIISKETVKNYANLWKETWEDREAKLCS from the coding sequence ATGCACATTATCATAGCAGGAATTGATACAGAAGTAGGAAAGACATTTGTTAGCGCAATCTTAGCCACTCTATTTCAAGCAGAATATTGGAAGCCTATACAATCAGGATCTCTAGATCGATCTGATAGTACTATAGTTCGCGAACTCTCAGGAGCCGTATGCCATCGTGAGACCTACCGACTTACTCATCCTCTAGCAGCCCACCAAGCTGCGCGAGTGGACAATATTCCGATTCACGCAGAGAACTTCTCTCTTCCTGTAACAGAAGCTCCTCTCATTATTGAAACTTCTGGTGGATTTCTCTCCCCCTGTTCTCAAGATTCCTTACAAGGAGATGTATTCTCTAAATGGCCGTGCCAGTGGGTGCTTGTCAGCAAAGCCTATTTAGGAAGTATCAATCATACATGTTTAACAGTAGAAGCAATGCGAACAAGAAACCTGAATATTTTAGGGATGGTTCTCAATCAGTATCCTAAAGAGGAAGAAGATTGGTTGCTTAATATGACAGGAATTCCCTACTTGGGACGTTTAAATTATGAAAACATCATTTCCAAAGAAACTGTAAAAAACTACGCCAATCTTTGGAAAGAAACCTGGGAAGATAGAGAAGCAAAGCTATGCTCATAG
- the bioA gene encoding adenosylmethionine--8-amino-7-oxononanoate transaminase, with amino-acid sequence MLIDIKDNKKSSKIWHPFSQPGLGFDPIHITRGKGAYLYTKSGTPYIDAISSWWCNLHGHSHPHIAKRISEQAYQLEHVIFSDITHSPAEELSQRLIKVLPEGLECCFFSDNGSCAIEIAIKITLQYFYNQGIQKTRFVSLKHGYHGDTFGAMSVVGPTDINKPFQALFFSADIIDPPYYGKEDIAIQQAKALFSSGEIAGFIYEPVLQGVAGMRVHNPEGLNAILELAKHYGVLCIADEILTGFGRTGPLFASEYMPTSPDIICLSKGLTGGFLPLAVTVVREEIYQAFVSKDRRHAFLHGHTYTGNPLGCAAALASLDLTLSSQCQQQREMIENCHRQFQSQYGSLWQRCEVLGTVLSIDYPSSSLGYFSNLRDTLYNFFIDNRIILRPLGNTLYVLPPYCIREEDLSRIYHYLQESLCLRLQ; translated from the coding sequence ATGCTCATAGATATAAAAGATAATAAAAAAAGTTCCAAGATATGGCATCCTTTTTCTCAGCCAGGGTTAGGTTTCGATCCCATTCATATTACACGTGGAAAGGGCGCCTACCTCTATACAAAGTCGGGAACCCCCTATATTGATGCTATATCCTCTTGGTGGTGTAATCTTCACGGGCATTCTCATCCCCATATTGCAAAGAGAATCTCTGAACAAGCGTATCAACTTGAGCATGTAATTTTTTCCGATATTACTCATTCCCCAGCGGAAGAACTCTCTCAAAGGCTTATAAAGGTTCTCCCCGAAGGTTTAGAATGCTGTTTCTTTTCTGATAATGGGTCCTGCGCTATAGAAATTGCCATCAAAATTACCCTGCAATACTTCTATAATCAAGGAATACAGAAAACACGTTTTGTATCTTTAAAACATGGCTATCACGGAGATACTTTTGGAGCTATGTCTGTTGTAGGGCCAACAGATATTAACAAACCTTTCCAAGCTTTGTTCTTCTCCGCAGACATCATAGATCCTCCCTACTATGGAAAAGAAGATATTGCTATACAACAAGCAAAAGCCCTATTTTCCTCGGGAGAGATCGCCGGATTTATTTATGAGCCTGTCTTACAAGGTGTTGCCGGCATGCGCGTGCATAATCCTGAAGGATTAAATGCTATTTTAGAACTTGCCAAACACTATGGTGTCCTCTGCATAGCCGATGAGATCCTAACAGGATTCGGACGTACAGGGCCGCTGTTTGCTTCAGAATATATGCCAACCTCCCCCGACATTATTTGCCTATCCAAGGGATTAACAGGAGGCTTTCTCCCCCTTGCAGTTACTGTTGTGAGAGAAGAGATTTATCAAGCTTTCGTATCTAAAGATAGAAGACATGCTTTTCTACACGGACATACCTATACAGGAAACCCTCTAGGTTGTGCAGCAGCTTTAGCCTCGTTGGATCTTACGCTATCCTCTCAATGTCAACAACAACGAGAAATGATTGAGAATTGTCATAGACAATTTCAATCACAGTACGGTTCTCTATGGCAACGCTGTGAGGTTTTAGGAACAGTGCTATCTATAGACTATCCCTCATCTTCGCTTGGATACTTCTCTAATCTACGTGATACTCTCTATAACTTTTTTATAGACAACCGCATAATTTTAAGACCTCTAGGAAATACACTTTATGTTCTTCCCCCCTATTGTATTCGCGAGGAAGATCTTTCTAGAATTTATCATTATCTTCAGGAGTCTTTATGCTTACGACTACAATAA
- the bioB gene encoding biotin synthase BioB, whose translation MNTRHEQWSLETIKEVYNTPIFELIHRANAILRSNFPHSELQTCYLVSIKTGGCTEDCAYCAQSSRYQTNVKPEPMMKITEVLERAKHAIESGATRVCLGAAWREVKDNHQFDRILEMIKGITNMGAEVCCALGMLTPSQSEKLYDAGLYAYNHNLDSSEGFYKTIITTRKYEDRLKTLDVVEQSGISVCCGGIIGMGETTEDRIGLLHTLACRERAPESVPVNVLWPIEGTPLQDQQTPSFWEILRTIATARIVFPLSMVRLAAGRAFLSVEQQTLCFIAGANSIFYGEKLLTVDNNDMDEDTAMLNLLGMRHRPAFSRKQEQPCQSATC comes from the coding sequence ATGAATACACGCCATGAGCAGTGGTCTTTAGAAACTATTAAAGAAGTATACAACACTCCCATTTTTGAATTAATCCATAGGGCTAACGCTATACTAAGAAGCAACTTTCCTCATTCAGAATTACAAACCTGTTATCTAGTTTCGATAAAAACAGGAGGTTGCACAGAAGACTGCGCTTACTGCGCACAATCTTCCCGTTATCAAACGAACGTTAAACCAGAACCAATGATGAAAATTACTGAAGTTCTGGAAAGAGCAAAGCACGCAATAGAATCTGGAGCCACTCGTGTGTGCCTGGGGGCTGCCTGGAGAGAAGTTAAGGATAATCATCAATTTGATCGAATCTTAGAAATGATAAAAGGCATTACAAATATGGGTGCGGAAGTTTGCTGTGCTCTAGGAATGCTTACTCCTAGTCAATCTGAAAAGCTCTATGATGCGGGTCTTTATGCTTATAATCACAATTTAGACTCTTCGGAAGGATTTTACAAAACCATCATCACTACACGCAAATATGAAGATCGTTTAAAGACTTTAGATGTGGTTGAGCAATCCGGGATAAGCGTATGTTGTGGTGGGATTATTGGCATGGGAGAAACTACTGAGGACCGTATAGGTCTGCTTCATACCCTAGCTTGTAGAGAGCGTGCGCCTGAATCTGTTCCCGTCAATGTTCTTTGGCCCATAGAGGGCACACCTCTACAAGATCAACAAACCCCATCTTTTTGGGAAATATTACGCACAATAGCTACAGCACGTATAGTATTTCCTCTTTCCATGGTACGCCTAGCAGCGGGAAGAGCTTTCCTTTCCGTAGAACAACAAACACTATGTTTTATTGCTGGGGCAAATTCTATTTTTTATGGAGAGAAACTTCTCACTGTAGATAACAATGACATGGATGAAGATACCGCCATGTTAAATTTACTGGGAATGCGTCATCGTCCAGCCTTCTCAAGGAAACAAGAACAGCCATGCCAATCTGCGACCTGTTAA
- a CDS encoding SDR family NAD(P)-dependent oxidoreductase → MHKLSKLIRSPIIILFLFSFTCASATTKENNPCVVLTGASGYLGSSITGYLHDRDYHLLLIGRQSNKLDILHEKHPNSTTLALDYSLPGYISDYKKALKELNRPIQGLIILTPRPVWGSILQSPESWETILQITFIAQTALIQATLPYMSVQSTIVIIGGTTSVQFLPAYGPSCIIRRMWTTYAKVLAYELGPKGIRVNVVSPGIIRSPFHEERIREKARANHSNFMDEYHKETESIPLRRYCEPEELAKTIEFLLTPSSSFVSGINLLLDGGFTSSPSMN, encoded by the coding sequence ATGCATAAACTCTCCAAGCTAATTCGTTCTCCGATAATCATACTCTTTTTGTTTTCCTTTACCTGTGCATCTGCCACAACAAAGGAAAACAATCCTTGCGTTGTACTTACGGGAGCCTCGGGATATTTAGGATCGTCTATTACAGGATATCTTCACGATAGAGATTACCACCTACTACTTATTGGAAGACAGAGTAACAAGCTCGATATTCTGCATGAGAAACACCCTAATTCCACCACACTAGCTTTAGACTATTCCCTGCCGGGATATATTTCTGATTATAAAAAAGCTCTCAAAGAACTTAATCGCCCTATTCAAGGGTTAATTATTTTAACTCCCCGACCCGTTTGGGGAAGCATTTTACAATCCCCAGAGTCTTGGGAAACTATACTACAAATAACATTCATAGCACAGACAGCTTTAATTCAAGCTACGCTCCCCTATATGAGTGTTCAGAGTACTATTGTCATTATAGGAGGAACCACATCGGTACAGTTCCTACCTGCCTACGGACCCTCCTGCATTATTCGTCGCATGTGGACAACGTATGCAAAAGTCCTTGCTTATGAATTAGGCCCTAAAGGGATTCGCGTAAATGTTGTCTCCCCAGGGATCATTCGTTCTCCTTTTCATGAGGAGAGAATTCGAGAAAAAGCCAGAGCAAACCACTCTAATTTCATGGATGAATACCATAAAGAAACTGAGTCCATACCCCTACGCAGGTATTGCGAACCTGAAGAGTTAGCAAAAACCATAGAATTCCTCCTAACACCCTCATCTTCGTTCGTCTCAGGAATCAATTTGCTTCTAGATGGAGGCTTTACCTCCTCTCCTTCTATGAACTAA
- the aroB gene encoding 3-dehydroquinate synthase: protein MIEHFISDPHNVKFVESIFNKKLFSSISTDYPLVIISDSHVAEKILPPVLGFIDSLGYRVILLTFPPGEKNKTWEIFISLQNQLVDHGVSLGATIMGIGGGIVLDMAGFLASTYCRGIQLFLIPTTMTAMIDASIGGKNGINLRGLKNRLGTFYPPKDVWVCPEFLTTLSKQEWCYGISESIKHGCVADAYIWEFLHSYGDTLFSSRTILNEFIKRNCQIKAVIAAKDPKDKNLRKILNFGHTIAHALETLSEGHIPHGLAVSVGMMIEIKISLESGIMKNPSLVEQLYNLSNNFNLPTTLEELRDLIPQHFLHRFYHPENIITTLGYDKKNLSNKALRMVMIEHLGRVAPCSGSYCATPKMGILYEVLKSECDAVRNN from the coding sequence ATGATAGAACATTTTATCTCCGATCCACACAACGTTAAATTCGTAGAGAGTATCTTTAATAAAAAGTTATTTTCTTCAATATCTACAGATTACCCTCTGGTTATTATTAGCGACAGCCACGTAGCAGAAAAAATCCTTCCTCCAGTTTTAGGTTTTATAGATTCTCTAGGTTATAGGGTAATCCTACTGACATTCCCTCCTGGAGAAAAAAATAAAACATGGGAAATTTTCATTTCTTTACAAAATCAGCTTGTAGATCACGGAGTCTCTTTAGGAGCTACAATCATGGGTATTGGTGGAGGTATAGTTCTGGACATGGCGGGATTCTTGGCTTCTACGTATTGTCGAGGAATTCAGTTATTTTTAATCCCCACAACAATGACAGCAATGATTGATGCGAGTATAGGAGGGAAAAACGGCATTAATCTACGTGGATTAAAAAACCGTTTAGGAACCTTCTATCCTCCAAAAGATGTGTGGGTATGTCCCGAGTTCTTGACAACGTTATCAAAACAAGAATGGTGTTATGGAATTTCTGAATCTATAAAACATGGATGTGTTGCCGATGCTTATATCTGGGAATTTCTTCACAGTTATGGAGACACGCTCTTTTCTTCACGGACAATCCTTAATGAGTTTATCAAAAGAAACTGCCAGATCAAAGCAGTCATTGCTGCCAAAGATCCTAAAGATAAAAACCTGAGAAAAATATTAAATTTTGGCCACACAATTGCCCATGCCTTAGAAACTTTATCCGAAGGACATATCCCACATGGATTAGCTGTTAGTGTAGGCATGATGATAGAAATCAAAATCTCTCTAGAATCAGGAATTATGAAAAATCCTTCTCTTGTCGAGCAGTTATACAATCTATCCAATAACTTCAACCTACCGACCACTCTTGAAGAGCTACGAGATCTTATTCCTCAACATTTTCTCCACAGATTTTATCACCCAGAGAATATTATCACCACTCTTGGTTATGACAAAAAAAATCTGTCGAACAAAGCTTTAAGGATGGTCATGATAGAGCATTTAGGAAGAGTCGCTCCATGTAGCGGTTCCTACTGCGCCACCCCTAAAATGGGAATTCTGTATGAAGTTCTAAAAAGTGAATGCGATGCTGTGCGCAACAATTAG
- a CDS encoding aminotransferase class I/II-fold pyridoxal phosphate-dependent enzyme — MPICDLLTEKLEKQKYRKIYRTLRTVSASVDFTSNDYLGFSRSLELKLALSNTFDYAHSLGSTGSRLLTGQSSLADHVELYIAAYHNMGSALIFNSGYTANLGLISALASPHDRVIHDVYAHASIYDGIRLSRAQGIPFRHNDIEHLEKRLSQPYNGLTFVYVESVYSLHGSVSPLKDICDLCKRYSAYLIVDEAHSVGVFGNQGEGLVSSLGLQKDVAATVYTFGKALGIHGAAVMGSTILKDYLINFSRPFIYTTALPPHAFSLIHLAYQHNKKATALRQNLQELIAYFRENAKNMQLPILQDNIHTPIQPLCIPGSEQVRSAADKLQCSGFDVRAIVSPTVKQKKELLRICLHAFNTKKEISAFLNKLCEIQESLCTLS; from the coding sequence ATGCCAATCTGCGACCTGTTAACAGAAAAGCTAGAGAAACAAAAATATAGAAAAATTTACCGCACTTTAAGAACAGTCTCTGCTTCTGTGGATTTCACGTCTAATGACTATCTAGGTTTTTCTAGATCTTTAGAATTGAAACTAGCGCTGTCTAACACATTTGATTACGCCCATTCCCTAGGTTCTACAGGATCGCGTCTTCTTACGGGACAATCTTCCCTAGCAGATCATGTTGAACTCTACATTGCAGCCTATCATAATATGGGCAGTGCCTTGATATTTAATTCTGGTTATACGGCCAATCTAGGGTTAATTTCAGCCCTTGCTTCTCCACACGACCGTGTGATTCACGATGTGTATGCTCATGCTTCTATTTATGATGGGATCCGCCTTTCTAGAGCTCAAGGAATTCCTTTTCGGCATAATGATATAGAGCACCTAGAGAAACGTTTATCACAACCTTACAATGGTCTAACCTTTGTCTACGTCGAATCTGTATACTCCCTGCATGGCTCTGTATCTCCTTTAAAAGACATATGCGACCTATGCAAAAGGTATTCTGCTTATCTTATTGTTGACGAAGCTCATTCTGTAGGTGTCTTTGGCAATCAGGGAGAGGGATTAGTATCTTCTTTAGGACTTCAAAAAGATGTTGCCGCTACCGTATACACTTTTGGAAAAGCTTTAGGTATTCATGGTGCAGCAGTTATGGGCAGTACTATTCTTAAAGATTATCTTATTAATTTCTCTCGTCCTTTTATCTATACTACCGCACTGCCTCCCCATGCTTTTAGCCTAATTCATCTTGCTTATCAACATAACAAGAAAGCAACCGCTCTTAGACAAAATCTCCAAGAGCTAATAGCTTATTTTCGAGAAAACGCGAAGAACATGCAATTGCCTATTCTTCAAGACAATATACACACCCCAATTCAACCCTTATGTATACCGGGAAGCGAGCAGGTGCGCTCAGCAGCAGATAAACTACAATGCTCTGGCTTTGATGTACGTGCCATTGTTAGCCCTACGGTAAAGCAAAAAAAAGAGTTATTACGTATCTGTCTTCATGCATTTAACACCAAAAAAGAAATCTCAGCATTTTTGAATAAGTTATGCGAAATCCAAGAAAGCCTATGCACATTATCATAG
- the aroC gene encoding chorismate synthase: MRNRFGCLFSLTTWGESHGPSIGLVIDGCPAGLPLSLEDFVPVMLRRSPGRLGTSQRKEADIVHILSGVYQGKTTGTPIALQIFNTDIDSETYRKQDDRYRPGHGQFAYEKKYGIVDPLGGGRSSARETACRVAAGVVAAKLLAHYDIYCLAFLSKLGKESIKEYPQFTHEFAQSVYSSPFLSPLASDTITKQLMDLQKEKDSLGGVVSFITSPIHESLGEPIFYKVQAVLASALMSIPAAKGFEIGLGFASADKYGSEYIDPFIFEEGKISMSSNNCGGSLGGITMGMPLNGRVAFKPTSSIKQPRLTVMKTGEPTVYSTPKEGRHDPCVAIRAVGVVEAMVNLVLADLLLQQRCSRL; encoded by the coding sequence ATGAGAAATCGCTTCGGTTGTTTGTTTTCTCTAACCACGTGGGGAGAATCTCACGGGCCATCTATTGGGTTAGTTATCGACGGGTGTCCTGCAGGTTTGCCACTCTCTCTCGAAGACTTTGTTCCAGTTATGTTGCGAAGGTCCCCGGGAAGACTAGGAACTTCACAACGTAAAGAAGCTGATATTGTTCACATTCTTTCGGGAGTCTATCAAGGAAAGACAACAGGGACACCCATTGCTCTTCAAATTTTTAATACGGATATTGATAGCGAGACATACCGTAAGCAAGATGATCGTTACCGTCCTGGACATGGGCAATTTGCTTACGAGAAAAAATACGGCATTGTGGATCCCCTAGGCGGAGGAAGATCTTCCGCTAGAGAGACTGCATGTCGCGTAGCTGCCGGTGTTGTCGCTGCCAAGCTCCTTGCTCATTACGATATTTATTGTTTAGCCTTCTTATCTAAACTGGGAAAAGAATCCATCAAAGAGTATCCGCAATTCACTCACGAATTTGCACAAAGTGTTTACAGCTCTCCCTTCCTGTCTCCACTAGCCAGTGATACGATCACTAAACAACTCATGGATCTACAAAAAGAAAAAGACTCTTTAGGGGGTGTGGTATCTTTTATTACCTCCCCAATTCATGAAAGTCTTGGAGAACCAATATTTTATAAAGTTCAGGCAGTTCTAGCCTCAGCACTTATGAGCATTCCTGCAGCCAAAGGATTTGAAATAGGACTAGGATTTGCCTCTGCGGATAAATACGGATCGGAATACATTGATCCCTTTATCTTTGAGGAAGGGAAAATCTCCATGAGTTCGAATAACTGTGGCGGCTCTTTAGGAGGGATTACCATGGGAATGCCTCTCAATGGACGCGTGGCGTTTAAACCAACATCTTCCATAAAACAACCCCGTCTTACAGTAATGAAAACAGGAGAACCTACCGTATACTCCACTCCGAAAGAAGGTCGTCATGATCCTTGCGTTGCTATAAGAGCTGTGGGAGTTGTAGAAGCCATGGTGAATCTTGTTTTAGCCGATTTATTACTACAACAACGGTGCTCTAGGCTATGA
- the aroA gene encoding 3-phosphoshikimate 1-carboxyvinyltransferase codes for MLAYKISPSSISGSVCVPPSKSHTLRAIFLASIAQGTSTIYNALTSPDSEAMIQACEQLGAKIQKKSSFLEITGTPHLSLPPNTIINAGSSGIVFRFFTALAAIFSEKVTITGSSQLQRRPIAPLIHALENFGATFSYEGAPYTLSFTVSGPISSGYTEVSGDDSQYASALAMACSLAEGPFSFTIVNPKERPWFDLTLWWLEQLAMPYSQSGDTYSFLGKSRPRTFSYTVGGDFSSAAFLAAAALLSKSPHPTYLNDLNSNDAQGDKELFYLLQKLGADITFENDSVIVFSSTFSGGNIDMDPFIDALPILAVLCCFATSPSHLYNARGAKDKESDRIIAITEELQKMGACIQPCHNGLLINPSPLYGASMHSHNDHRIAMALSVAAMNASGDSIIHDTECVKKTFPNFIQALNSLHANVQEHHEHISMRAANSRQDLVRQGFC; via the coding sequence ATGCTTGCTTATAAGATTTCTCCTTCTTCGATCTCTGGAAGTGTTTGTGTCCCCCCATCGAAATCTCACACGCTACGAGCAATTTTTTTGGCATCAATAGCACAAGGCACTTCAACAATATACAATGCCCTTACTTCTCCTGATTCAGAAGCTATGATTCAAGCTTGTGAGCAGCTGGGAGCCAAAATTCAAAAAAAGTCCTCTTTCCTAGAAATTACGGGAACCCCTCATCTTTCGCTTCCCCCAAACACAATAATCAATGCGGGAAGTTCTGGTATTGTCTTTCGTTTCTTTACAGCACTTGCTGCCATATTCTCTGAAAAAGTAACAATCACTGGATCTTCCCAGCTACAACGGCGCCCCATAGCCCCTTTAATTCACGCTTTGGAAAATTTCGGAGCAACTTTTTCCTATGAGGGAGCACCTTATACTCTATCCTTCACTGTTTCTGGACCTATTTCTTCAGGATATACTGAAGTTTCAGGAGACGACTCCCAGTACGCCTCGGCTCTTGCTATGGCATGCTCCTTAGCTGAAGGACCTTTTTCTTTTACCATCGTCAATCCAAAAGAACGCCCATGGTTTGACCTGACATTGTGGTGGCTAGAACAACTCGCTATGCCCTATTCACAATCAGGAGACACTTACTCTTTTTTAGGAAAATCCCGACCCAGAACATTTTCCTATACCGTTGGAGGAGACTTTAGTAGCGCAGCATTTCTTGCTGCGGCTGCGCTACTTTCTAAATCACCCCATCCCACATACTTAAATGATCTAAATTCGAATGATGCCCAAGGGGATAAAGAATTATTCTATCTCCTGCAAAAACTTGGAGCGGATATTACGTTTGAAAATGATTCAGTTATTGTTTTCTCCTCAACATTCTCCGGAGGAAATATAGATATGGATCCGTTTATTGATGCCCTCCCCATCCTTGCTGTTCTCTGTTGCTTTGCCACCTCTCCCTCGCACTTGTATAATGCTCGGGGAGCTAAAGATAAAGAAAGCGATCGCATTATCGCTATTACCGAAGAGCTACAGAAAATGGGAGCATGTATTCAACCCTGTCATAATGGTTTGCTGATTAATCCAAGTCCTCTATATGGGGCTTCCATGCACTCTCATAACGACCATAGAATAGCTATGGCCCTATCTGTAGCTGCAATGAATGCCTCGGGAGATAGCATCATCCACGATACTGAGTGTGTGAAAAAAACCTTCCCGAACTTTATCCAGGCCCTAAATTCTTTGCACGCAAACGTCCAGGAGCATCATGAACATATTTCTATGCGGGCTGCCAACAGTAGGCAAGACCTTGTTCGGCAAGGCTTTTGCTAA
- a CDS encoding Ulp1 family isopeptidase yields MANFLLSPPTVQPGSIYSLYNSSPPLSGEQNAKSVNQKTPITGPGSFDNASFLSKLARVVLAAVLIIITLGLILCFMSTQNILDLDIQTICVDTSEYDYLPYLPYGLDPEELKSEPDIVFASWDSGQILTHFLRLSETHPNLFVPSLTTIPTCFSLERMIASDIHCYDRDNQQFLDQPDLNHCYHRYPDYYPHLEGKNCQNFRVFAYPVWHHPMATTEDDMMARMLATAQAQYAGISHWTLVIVNLDLREVVYFDSLAHFIPNESLDPMLKSIAIRLGTQYPNNSGNPSPFAVRKISKTVVQKDGASCGIWVSLFLEKYLENPQYIIPTMGCTQTQRFLQNFLDTIPQRPLTQISERTRTTLNLVCINSPS; encoded by the coding sequence ATGGCAAATTTTCTTCTTTCCCCGCCGACTGTACAACCGGGATCCATTTACTCCTTGTACAATTCTTCACCGCCCTTATCTGGAGAGCAGAATGCGAAATCTGTGAATCAAAAAACTCCTATAACCGGCCCTGGATCTTTCGATAATGCTTCATTTTTAAGCAAATTAGCTAGGGTTGTACTAGCAGCCGTTCTAATTATTATTACTCTAGGATTGATCCTATGTTTCATGTCTACGCAAAATATTTTAGACTTGGACATCCAAACAATCTGTGTAGATACTTCAGAGTATGACTATCTCCCCTACCTCCCCTACGGACTCGATCCAGAAGAATTAAAATCAGAGCCGGACATTGTATTTGCTTCTTGGGATAGTGGACAGATTCTCACTCATTTCCTTCGCTTATCTGAAACCCATCCCAATTTATTTGTCCCTTCCCTTACAACAATTCCCACATGTTTTTCTTTGGAACGGATGATTGCCTCAGACATCCATTGTTACGATAGAGATAATCAACAATTCCTAGATCAACCTGATTTAAATCACTGCTACCATCGTTATCCAGACTATTACCCCCATTTGGAGGGAAAAAATTGTCAAAATTTCCGAGTTTTTGCTTACCCCGTATGGCATCACCCTATGGCTACTACGGAAGACGATATGATGGCAAGAATGTTAGCAACAGCTCAGGCACAGTACGCAGGGATCTCTCATTGGACCTTAGTAATTGTGAACTTGGATCTAAGAGAAGTTGTTTACTTTGACAGTCTTGCGCATTTTATCCCAAATGAGAGTCTTGATCCGATGTTAAAATCCATAGCAATACGACTAGGAACTCAGTACCCAAATAATTCTGGAAATCCCTCCCCATTTGCTGTAAGAAAGATCTCAAAAACTGTGGTGCAAAAAGATGGCGCTTCTTGTGGCATTTGGGTTTCCTTATTCCTTGAAAAATATTTAGAAAACCCCCAATACATTATCCCAACTATGGGGTGTACTCAGACTCAGCGCTTTCTACAAAACTTCTTAGATACCATTCCCCAGCGCCCCTTAACCCAAATTTCTGAACGCACCCGCACCACACTAAATCTTGTATGCATAAACTCTCCAAGCTAA